The nucleotide sequence AAAGGAGGTTTTCCGGGGCAACCTTCCAGCGAGCTTTGCCGCCAGTGGTGCCGCGATCAATCCCCCGACAATCAGCCCAAGAATGGTTTGCCAGTGACTTACACCCAGCAGGATAAAAAAGGTAAAGGCGCTGGAAAGAGTAACAAAAAATTCTGTAAGACTTACGGACCCGATCACATATTTAGGACTGCGTCCCTTGGTGATCAGTGTTGTGGTAACAATAGGCCCCCATCCGCCGCCGCCAAAGGAGTCAAAAAAGCCTCCGGCACCTGCCAGCGCACGATAGTATTTAAATTTCTTTTTTGCGATCTGTTTACGAAAGGCATTGTACAGGATCTTCAGTCCCAGGAACAGGGTATAAAAAGCAAGCACCGGACGCACCCAATCGCTGTATTTTTCCCCCAGGTATACCAGCAGCACCGCGCCCCCGATGGCACCGATCACTCCGGGTATCAGCAATGCTTTAAACAGTTTTTTATTTACATTACCAAACTTATAATGGCTGTATCCGGAAGCGCCGCTGGCAAACATTTCTGCCGTATGGATGCTTCCGCTGATGGCAGCAGGATTTACACCGGCTGATAATAATATCGTAGCACTGGTTACACCGTACCCCATACCCAGCGCGCCGTCCACCAGCTGTGCCACAAAACCGGCGGCCAGCATGATCAGGAACGACTGTCCGAGCGAGTTATAAAGTACCACAGCCTGCTCCTTTATGGCATCAAAAGGCCAGTAGGAAAATACCAGGTGCCCGATCAGCATAAAGGTAAAGGCTGCCAATGCATAGGTTGCGATCCTTTTGGAGGAAAACTTCTCTTTTTCCCGTACAACATGTGAATTCAGGATAGCGTCACCGGTACGTTTTTTATATTCAAGGGCCCCATCAACACTTAAAAATCCGTTTTCTTCCGCATCGTTGATGATCCTGTCCGTAATCTCCGGGTCTGTTTCTGCGATCACCACCAGACCAGCCTGTAAAAGATCCTCTGATTCATAAGGACGTTCTTCCAGCCGGATCGATGAATGTATTGCCGCCAGTGCCTGGATGGATTCATGGAATCGGGCTGCTACCATTTTTACAGCTGGTTCCGGTGTCTCCGCCAGGAGCTTCTGCAGCTGCAACAGGGCAGTGTTCCCGCCGCCCAAGATCACCGTGGTCAGACCGCGTATTTTTAAAAAAAAGGAAACCTCTTGTTTTGAAATACTATCGCTGCTTTTTACTAAAACCTCATTCATAAATTATGTGATAACGCCCTGAAGCCTGTTTTTAATTTGCGGCGAAGATAGCTTAATTTTCAATTAGTCTACCAATTTTATAGATTTTAAAAATGTATACCTGCTTCACGAAGTTTACTGTAGGAAAACGTTTGATTAAGTGATTTTAAAGTGTATATTATGAATATTTATTTAATAATTATCAATAAATTACAAAATTTATACTCTTTTAAATTAGAAATAAATTACGCATTTTAATCCCGATGGAACCCGTCGTTGATAAACTAAAAGAAATGATGCCCGTATTCAGGCCTGGCCTCTCAGTAGGTAACTTCCGGTGGTGAAAAATCCTGCAGCGTTGGCAAGGCGGATTGTTTTTCAGTTGTTTTCTCCTCCCCGATCACTTTGTCTGTTTCATATGCCTTTTTTATTGTGACCTTATTTCCGGTGGACAGATTGTAGTCAATATACGCTATATAACCCGCAAGGGCCTGTACTGATTGATACCCGATCAATTTAAAATGGCCTTTTTGAAAACGGAACTTATGCGTTAGATTTCCCCGGATCAGTTGATTGCTAAAGATCAGGATGCCGTTCCTGATTTCAAGGTTTTCGAGGATCGTTACTGTCCGGGCATCGCCTTCCGGATGCCTGGGCATCACCGCTTTTGTGCTGGTCAGTACTTTTTTATAATTCCCCTTCTGATCCTGGAAAAAGATCTCAAGAAGATAGGGATGATACCTGCTGGAAGTATCTTCTTTTACGATCACCCGGTCGGCCTTCTGATCGCCGTTCAGGTCGCCATTGATCTTATACACGATGTTATCATAGTTATTCTGTCCGGATAAACCGGAAAAAAAGAGCAAAAAGATCAGCAGTACCGGAATTGTTTTTTTCATATGATATGTATTGCAGCTCCGTTGTCCTACAGCGACTTCAGTGTTCCTTGGTCCCAGGCGTAAAGTTTTTTTGAAATGGTGTAGGCATTCACCGCATAGATCTGGCCCGCAATGTCCTGCAGACTTTCAACGCTTTCCGTATCCTGATCTCCGCAGATCATCAGCTCATCCCTGGACGGGAGCGCTACCACCGGGTTGCCGTTGATCCGTATGGAGGGAAGGATCTCATCCAGTAACAATACCAGTGAGGCATCATAGTTATTATCCAGACGGATGGCATAACGGCCTCCGCCACCTTCAAAAACGGCTTCCTTTAATTTTGCCCTC is from Niabella beijingensis and encodes:
- a CDS encoding TSUP family transporter — protein: MNEVLVKSSDSISKQEVSFFLKIRGLTTVILGGGNTALLQLQKLLAETPEPAVKMVAARFHESIQALAAIHSSIRLEERPYESEDLLQAGLVVIAETDPEITDRIINDAEENGFLSVDGALEYKKRTGDAILNSHVVREKEKFSSKRIATYALAAFTFMLIGHLVFSYWPFDAIKEQAVVLYNSLGQSFLIMLAAGFVAQLVDGALGMGYGVTSATILLSAGVNPAAISGSIHTAEMFASGASGYSHYKFGNVNKKLFKALLIPGVIGAIGGAVLLVYLGEKYSDWVRPVLAFYTLFLGLKILYNAFRKQIAKKKFKYYRALAGAGGFFDSFGGGGWGPIVTTTLITKGRSPKYVIGSVSLTEFFVTLSSAFTFFILLGVSHWQTILGLIVGGLIAAPLAAKLAGRLPRKTSFILVGLLVIIWSIKILIKLI